A DNA window from Luteolibacter luteus contains the following coding sequences:
- a CDS encoding phytase encodes MIHCGVGDIGRRLLLALMLVPGLPPLHGEEAAASGTAVIRPKVITEPVPHDSDDPAIWINPADPLKSLVLGTDKNTDGGLFAFGLDGKIVKRVGGLKRPNNVDVLSGFQLGGKQVDIAVLTEREMQRLRVFLLPDLTPLDRGDLVVFDGDAERAPMGIALYQRPRDHASFAIVGGKSGPKDGYLWQYRLKDDGQGQVKMSLARKFGSFTGEKEIESIAVDSAAGSVFYSDETYGVREYAADPDAPDAAVERSVTGRDGFTKDREGISIYPTGNRSGYLLVSDQAANSFRIFRREIGDGSHAFLKSVQVVATDSDGSDVTAVPLGPDFPKGLFVAMSADRTYHFYSWEDIAGAGLSLSPDNGP; translated from the coding sequence ATGATCCATTGCGGTGTCGGTGATATTGGCAGGCGTTTGCTTCTGGCCCTGATGCTGGTGCCGGGATTACCGCCTCTGCATGGTGAGGAAGCCGCTGCCAGCGGCACCGCCGTGATCCGCCCGAAGGTGATCACGGAACCGGTGCCGCACGATTCGGATGATCCGGCCATCTGGATCAATCCCGCCGATCCTTTGAAGAGCTTGGTGCTCGGCACCGACAAGAACACGGATGGCGGGCTCTTCGCTTTCGGCCTCGATGGCAAGATCGTCAAGCGCGTCGGCGGCCTGAAACGGCCCAACAATGTGGATGTCCTCAGCGGCTTCCAGCTCGGGGGCAAGCAGGTGGACATCGCCGTGCTCACGGAGCGGGAGATGCAGCGCCTGCGGGTCTTCCTCCTCCCGGATCTCACCCCTCTTGATCGTGGGGATCTCGTCGTCTTTGATGGGGATGCGGAGCGTGCGCCGATGGGCATCGCCCTCTATCAACGGCCGCGCGACCACGCATCCTTCGCCATCGTCGGTGGCAAGAGCGGGCCGAAGGACGGCTACCTCTGGCAGTATCGCCTGAAGGACGACGGGCAGGGGCAGGTGAAGATGTCACTCGCCCGGAAATTCGGCAGCTTCACTGGCGAGAAAGAGATCGAATCTATCGCGGTGGATTCAGCGGCAGGATCGGTCTTCTATTCGGATGAGACCTACGGCGTCCGCGAGTATGCCGCGGATCCGGATGCTCCTGACGCAGCGGTCGAACGCTCCGTCACCGGTCGCGATGGCTTCACCAAGGACCGCGAGGGGATTTCCATCTACCCCACCGGTAACCGTAGCGGCTACCTGCTGGTCTCCGACCAGGCGGCAAACTCTTTCCGCATTTTCCGCAGGGAGATCGGCGATGGCTCCCACGCCTTCCTGAAGTCGGTCCAAGTAGTTGCTACAGATAGTGACGGCAGCGATGTGACGGCGGTCCCTCTAGGGCCTGATTTCCCGAAGGGACTCTTCGTCGCGATGTCCGCGGACCGCACTTATCATTTCTACTCTTGGGAGGACATCGCCGGCGCCGGGCTTTCGCTTTCCCCGGACAATGGGCCCTAA
- a CDS encoding dihydroorotase encodes MSDVLLIRQVRVVSENSPAFQEADVLVEKGIIKQVAPGLTAPEGAKVIEGKNRLLMPAMFDAHVHFREPGFEAKEDIASGSEAAINGGITGIVMMPNTAPAIDSATVVKMVLDKAKAVSRIPIYTSGCITKGREGKELAAIDGMRALGVKMLTDDGDGVGDPAVLYRAMQYASEFGMFFASHCEVHELAGPRALNEGAMSYRLGIKGSPACAEEIMIDRDIRLAHATGAHIHIQHVSSKLGMETIKWWKDRGDVKVTAEVAPHHLMFRDEDIGNYDTHYKMNPPLRTAEDNAALLEGLKTGIFDLLATDHAPHTPFEKAQDFTSAPNGITGMDTALVSMFDRFVSRGELGWDVIVKRYSAEPRRLMGLEPVPVEEGGTAEFILFDPEGSTTFTAEFMKSKSRNTPFLDKTLKGSVDLVVFDGKVLLER; translated from the coding sequence ATGTCCGATGTGCTTCTGATCCGCCAGGTCCGTGTGGTTTCCGAAAATTCGCCCGCTTTCCAAGAAGCGGACGTGCTGGTGGAGAAGGGGATCATCAAGCAGGTCGCCCCCGGCCTCACGGCCCCGGAGGGTGCCAAGGTGATCGAAGGCAAGAACCGCCTGCTGATGCCGGCGATGTTCGATGCCCACGTGCATTTCCGCGAGCCCGGCTTCGAGGCGAAGGAGGACATCGCCAGCGGATCCGAGGCCGCGATCAATGGCGGCATCACCGGCATTGTCATGATGCCGAACACCGCCCCCGCGATCGATTCCGCCACGGTGGTGAAGATGGTGCTCGATAAGGCAAAGGCTGTCTCCCGCATCCCGATTTACACGTCCGGCTGCATCACCAAGGGCCGCGAGGGCAAGGAACTCGCCGCGATCGACGGCATGCGCGCGCTGGGCGTGAAGATGCTCACCGATGACGGCGATGGCGTGGGCGACCCCGCCGTGCTGTATCGCGCGATGCAGTATGCCAGCGAGTTCGGCATGTTCTTCGCCAGCCACTGTGAGGTCCATGAACTCGCCGGTCCGCGCGCCCTGAATGAAGGTGCGATGTCCTACCGCCTCGGCATCAAGGGCAGCCCCGCTTGTGCGGAGGAAATCATGATCGATCGCGATATCCGCCTCGCCCACGCCACCGGCGCGCACATCCACATCCAGCACGTCTCGAGCAAGCTCGGCATGGAAACGATCAAGTGGTGGAAGGATCGCGGCGACGTGAAGGTGACCGCTGAAGTGGCACCGCATCACCTGATGTTCCGCGATGAGGACATCGGCAACTACGATACCCACTACAAGATGAACCCGCCGCTGCGCACGGCGGAAGACAATGCCGCGCTGCTGGAGGGACTGAAGACAGGCATCTTCGACCTGCTGGCCACCGATCACGCGCCGCACACGCCTTTCGAGAAGGCACAGGATTTCACCAGCGCCCCGAATGGCATTACCGGCATGGACACCGCGCTGGTCTCCATGTTCGACCGCTTCGTCTCCCGCGGCGAGCTCGGCTGGGATGTGATCGTGAAGCGCTACTCCGCCGAACCGCGCCGCCTCATGGGTCTCGAACCCGTGCCGGTGGAGGAGGGGGGGACCGCCGAGTTCATCCTCTTCGATCCCGAGGGCAGCACGACCTTCACGGCCGAGTTCATGAAGTCGAAGAGCCGGAACACCCCCTTCCTCGACAAGACCCTGAAGGGCAGCGTCGACCTGGTGGTGTTCGATGGGAAAGTGCTCCTCGAGCGTTGA
- a CDS encoding VOC family protein: protein MDPRITLLTLGVADLPRSVAFYRDGLGWPTNYKDGEEVAFFNMSGTKLSLFGLNSLCADISPDTQPASGFAGITIAHNVRSKEEVAEVLATAERAGGKILKPAQDVFWGGHSGYFADPDGHHWEVAWNPVMPLNEAGDMELG from the coding sequence ATGGACCCGCGCATTACCCTCCTCACCCTCGGCGTCGCCGATCTCCCCCGCTCCGTGGCTTTTTACCGGGATGGCCTGGGCTGGCCGACGAATTACAAGGACGGCGAGGAGGTGGCGTTTTTCAATATGAGCGGCACCAAGCTGAGCCTCTTCGGCCTGAACTCCCTCTGTGCCGACATTTCGCCCGACACCCAGCCAGCGAGCGGCTTCGCGGGGATCACCATTGCCCACAATGTCCGTTCCAAGGAGGAGGTTGCGGAAGTGCTCGCGACAGCGGAGCGGGCGGGCGGAAAGATCCTGAAACCTGCGCAGGATGTCTTCTGGGGCGGGCACAGCGGCTACTTCGCGGATCCCGATGGCCACCACTGGGAGGTCGCGTGGAATCCCGTAATGCCGCTCAACGAGGCCGGTGACATGGAGCTCGGCTGA
- a CDS encoding family 43 glycosylhydrolase, with amino-acid sequence MTPFLKPVSSGKFRSTPLFGAGLASMLLLAGGMSAPAQEAAAAVTYQNPVIAGDFADPSIIRVGDTFYATGTSSEWAPHYPIYTSKDLVNWEQIGHVFDKMPEWTSGSFWAPELYHHNGTFYVYYTARKKADGISVIGVATTNDLKKGFTDRGIICEWGSEAIDGFVFQDSDGKFYFSWKAYGLEKNRPISLIASELTDDLLKLKGEPFDLLQADGKPISAEGQVMTKHGDWYYLFYSSKGCCGRGCDYQVEVARAKSVKGPWEASPLNPILAGGDGWKCPGHGTLVTLEDKRTFFLYHAYGEKENVFTGRQGLLDEVAWNEEGWPFFAGGRTPALSGPSPLGKAQNPGPADFTENFKGSKQSPAWQWDLHHPPVVKVADGVLDLGVSSAPEPSPAGTIYGVRVAKGAYVLDAAIDPSGPAQEGIGIYGEPKNALALRIEDSGVVLWKVEKGEAKQLATAPRPEGKEVLLRMTVSDDGQKYRFACAAADGAEWKVVGEEVDGGFMPPWDRAPRAGLIVAGKPGDTGKFHRVELRYGKP; translated from the coding sequence ATGACCCCATTCCTCAAACCGGTTTCATCTGGGAAATTCCGTTCCACGCCGCTCTTCGGCGCAGGCTTGGCCTCCATGCTTCTGCTTGCGGGCGGGATGTCTGCCCCGGCGCAGGAAGCCGCTGCCGCGGTCACCTATCAGAATCCGGTGATCGCAGGAGATTTCGCGGATCCCAGCATCATCCGCGTGGGCGATACGTTTTATGCGACCGGCACGTCCTCGGAGTGGGCACCGCATTACCCGATCTACACTTCGAAGGATCTGGTGAACTGGGAGCAGATCGGCCACGTCTTCGACAAGATGCCGGAGTGGACCTCGGGCAGCTTCTGGGCACCAGAGCTCTATCATCACAATGGCACCTTTTATGTCTACTACACCGCGCGGAAGAAAGCGGATGGCATCTCGGTGATCGGGGTCGCCACCACGAATGATCTGAAAAAGGGTTTCACCGATCGCGGCATCATCTGCGAGTGGGGCTCGGAAGCGATCGATGGCTTCGTGTTCCAGGATAGCGATGGGAAGTTCTACTTCTCCTGGAAGGCTTACGGCTTGGAGAAAAATCGCCCGATTTCCCTCATCGCGAGCGAACTCACCGATGATCTCCTCAAGCTGAAGGGCGAGCCCTTCGATCTCCTTCAGGCGGACGGCAAGCCGATCTCCGCCGAGGGCCAGGTGATGACGAAGCACGGCGATTGGTATTACCTCTTCTATTCCTCGAAAGGCTGCTGCGGCCGCGGTTGCGACTATCAGGTGGAAGTGGCCCGCGCGAAGAGCGTGAAGGGCCCGTGGGAAGCTTCGCCCTTGAATCCCATCCTCGCGGGTGGGGATGGCTGGAAGTGCCCGGGTCACGGCACCTTGGTCACTCTGGAGGACAAGCGGACCTTCTTCCTCTATCATGCGTATGGCGAGAAGGAGAACGTCTTCACCGGTCGTCAAGGGCTCCTCGATGAGGTGGCTTGGAACGAAGAAGGCTGGCCCTTCTTTGCCGGTGGCCGCACACCGGCGCTGTCCGGCCCGTCGCCCCTCGGGAAAGCTCAGAATCCGGGACCGGCCGATTTCACGGAAAACTTCAAGGGTAGCAAGCAATCGCCTGCGTGGCAGTGGGATCTTCATCATCCGCCGGTGGTGAAGGTGGCTGATGGCGTGCTGGATCTGGGCGTTTCCTCCGCTCCGGAGCCGAGCCCTGCCGGAACCATTTACGGAGTGCGTGTGGCGAAGGGAGCCTACGTGCTCGATGCCGCAATCGATCCGAGCGGACCGGCCCAAGAGGGCATCGGCATCTATGGCGAGCCGAAGAACGCGCTCGCCCTGAGGATCGAGGACTCCGGCGTGGTGCTTTGGAAGGTGGAGAAGGGAGAGGCCAAGCAACTGGCCACCGCACCGCGCCCTGAGGGCAAGGAGGTGCTGCTCCGCATGACCGTGAGTGACGATGGCCAGAAGTATCGCTTCGCCTGCGCCGCTGCCGATGGAGCGGAATGGAAGGTGGTTGGCGAGGAAGTCGATGGCGGCTTCATGCCACCATGGGACCGCGCACCGCGTGCCGGCCTGATCGTGGCGGGCAAGCCTGGCGATACCGGCAAGTTCCACCGCGTGGAGCTGCGCTACGGCAAGCCTTGA
- a CDS encoding endonuclease/exonuclease/phosphatase family protein, producing MRPSEAAPRKRLLRLLPRLLLAAAALGTVGSGLGMESSHIERMSHFRLWWLGLLVVLLAFFIWRRRWCGAVASVAIGIGAVLPIAPYWKPLPSAPASSSRAAECRVIAWNVLHDNPGDRQAAAKWLAAQDADLILLTECTLTWQKDLAGLASIYPHQLSSQRDGSEGMLLLSKHPLEPADPEGLRQSKPWISTVAQLPSGRIRVLGMHPRTPRSGPRFDERNLQYQQAARITRDSPLPVILMGDLNCTPFSPWFRWLLKEGNLHDSAVGHGFTSTWSGQGIGLPIDHVLAGPGWQVMERKVHPDSMGSDHHPVLARLQFLGKP from the coding sequence GTGCGCCCGTCTGAAGCAGCCCCGAGGAAGCGCTTGCTCCGCCTCTTGCCTAGGCTGTTGTTGGCTGCGGCGGCTCTCGGCACGGTCGGTTCAGGGCTCGGCATGGAGTCGAGCCACATCGAGCGCATGAGTCACTTCCGGCTCTGGTGGCTGGGTCTGCTTGTGGTCCTGCTCGCCTTCTTTATCTGGAGACGCCGCTGGTGTGGGGCCGTGGCCTCGGTGGCAATCGGGATCGGCGCGGTCCTCCCCATCGCTCCCTACTGGAAGCCTTTGCCATCGGCACCAGCATCCTCCTCCAGAGCGGCGGAGTGCCGGGTGATCGCTTGGAATGTATTGCACGATAACCCGGGCGACCGTCAGGCGGCAGCGAAGTGGCTGGCCGCCCAAGATGCCGATCTCATCCTGCTCACCGAGTGCACCTTGACGTGGCAGAAGGACCTCGCGGGGCTCGCGTCGATCTACCCGCACCAGCTCTCCAGCCAGCGTGATGGCTCGGAAGGGATGCTGCTTCTCAGCAAGCACCCGCTCGAGCCTGCCGATCCCGAGGGGCTGCGCCAGAGCAAGCCGTGGATCTCCACCGTGGCTCAGCTGCCCTCCGGTAGGATCAGGGTGCTAGGCATGCACCCGCGGACCCCTCGCTCCGGCCCCCGCTTCGATGAGCGCAATCTCCAGTACCAGCAGGCAGCGCGGATCACCCGCGATTCCCCGCTGCCGGTGATCCTGATGGGAGACCTGAATTGCACCCCTTTCTCCCCGTGGTTCCGCTGGCTGCTGAAGGAAGGGAATCTCCACGATAGCGCGGTCGGCCACGGCTTCACTTCCACATGGTCCGGCCAAGGGATCGGCCTGCCCATCGATCATGTGCTGGCAGGCCCGGGCTGGCAGGTGATGGAGCGGAAAGTGCATCCCGATAGCATGGGATCCGACCATCATCCGGTGCTCGCGAGATTGCAATTCCTCGGCAAACCTTGA
- a CDS encoding DUF1800 family protein yields the protein MKRTLRVAAFVLSLFATAKADLDLDSNGLGDVWEAKYRPVILLPGGDNDGDGRTNLQECEAGTDPLSADDIFLIGDIIPQDNDLRLTWKTQPGKRYQIQWTPTPKVDGSWNTIPGQLTGIDGELAITTPRPLTPTAFFRVIAGDVDTDNDGLTDWEELQVGFDPNADNQASCGCGEACGCGDDCACGGTDLERMTSMLQGTPTVSISATDADGTEPLVSPATDTATFRIKRRGGMGRLTVGITTSGTASASDHEALPPTVTIPMGAREAFVTIVPKPDSLAESPEVLTLTLAPGSGYSLGATTSADVLIHDKSAANGNGLRAEFWKHPGTTANSPYFEGAPVLTRIDATVNFNNNTAPWPGPPITVVAASNYFSSRWTGEVMPEFSQAYTFYTTNNEAGRLWVNGQLLINNWPPATVTTNKQSAIISLEAGKRYPIVFEHYNNTGGHISVLGWASQSQTEQVIPQARLFADTAPRILGPLELMTFVNGPSVNYQITASGKPLSYTATNLPPGLALNPVTGLISGSPTQAGDWKVTLTATNANGSGSAYLQVTVIETSGGIVRELWAGAAGSTIAQIPVTQAPTSTSVLPSLQAPVDAADSYGARIRGFITAPATGEYRFFLRADEAAVFYLSDDEEPVNAWKRAELTAPSSAADWAGAAQSPLLHLEAGRRYFLEILHKENSGGDHLALGWAKPGQPDNVPSEIVPGHVLTRFDAVALGSSPEGSLYFTALTPQAGAVTNAYGSATLRLSTDKKTAWVTPSFGNLGSAFFAMHVHDDRLPPTSNIVFDLDEPGVEILADGSHVWQITGVGSLTAEQIADGLAQHAYLNVHSVDYPNGEIKGYFRSLDGSASFTPPPAPPSWTAEAAAANSNAAAASRFLQQATFGANGAEIAALQSKPSYDAWIDEQFAKPVGRHLPYVEKYRNVTIPNNPTYSGNLTFNSWWKNSIESDDQLRQRVAFALSEIMVVSENGPLSDRGNALSSYYDTLLENSFGNARDLLEAVTLHPAMGRYLDMLRNDKPSITAGRIPNENYAREILQLFSLGLYRYHPDGSVMLNSKGLPIPVYDQDSIIGYAHVFTGWDYNYTGSYASSFAASSNWTLPMREVPARHFTGKKRLLNNVVLPGLPVLNGLPLDPYASHSGAAISGDPVFQALASQELDYVHDQLFNHPNIGPFLCRQLIQRLVTSTPSRGYVYRVVSKFNNNGAGVRGDMKAVIKAILLDYEARSLVAGNAPGFGKQREPIVRITQLARAFRPANNFGGTYIQDGGLISVNTNPAEHRMANSQKVLLGFDGGGGVASQDGDYTLITPVTPSEFTVRTRDVHRGTWAQVANVITVTTPVDHGFSVGQSVYLRFRNGHAGALQSGVFAVTAKPSNTRFEVAAPDAVPRTGECDAAWFRGGYTQTVTGGVATLTITSGTLTGLEDNARVMVNFTPGTGQTPPPNGIYLVKKAPGTEPRRFTLTLETGTPSVANNLSGTFHAAAFAPVLDRSGTAVSGYSDWNVGSTDTDLGQTPLNSPTVFNFFEPGYRHPGELATQGLETPEFQLSSDTNVIRQANFIFGGIYHTSSTSNLTSGYTNGFSSFRTGSHDIMMDFSPWMRTRTTGTDYWTNTTNLRDLIKELSKILMAGQMSQAMEDQIYNFVSLNANITYNATTPSEAERRNRIRAIIYFIAVSPELAIQR from the coding sequence ATGAAACGCACGTTACGCGTCGCCGCGTTCGTTCTCTCGTTGTTTGCCACCGCCAAAGCAGATCTCGACCTTGATAGCAACGGTCTGGGTGATGTTTGGGAGGCGAAGTATCGTCCCGTGATCCTGCTGCCCGGCGGGGATAACGACGGTGATGGACGTACCAATCTACAGGAATGCGAGGCGGGCACGGATCCGCTTTCGGCTGACGATATCTTTTTGATCGGAGATATCATTCCCCAAGACAATGACCTCCGCCTGACGTGGAAGACACAGCCCGGGAAGCGCTATCAGATCCAGTGGACGCCCACGCCGAAGGTCGACGGGTCCTGGAACACGATTCCCGGGCAGCTCACCGGGATCGATGGGGAGCTGGCGATCACCACGCCCCGTCCGCTCACGCCGACGGCCTTCTTCCGCGTGATCGCGGGAGATGTGGATACCGACAATGACGGCCTGACCGACTGGGAGGAATTGCAGGTGGGCTTCGACCCGAATGCCGACAACCAGGCTTCCTGCGGCTGCGGCGAAGCCTGCGGATGTGGCGATGACTGCGCCTGCGGCGGCACCGATCTGGAGCGCATGACGAGCATGCTTCAGGGGACGCCCACCGTTTCGATCTCCGCCACCGATGCCGACGGCACCGAGCCGCTGGTGTCTCCCGCGACCGATACGGCCACCTTCCGCATCAAGCGCCGCGGCGGCATGGGCCGGCTCACGGTGGGAATCACCACCAGCGGCACGGCATCCGCTTCCGACCATGAAGCACTGCCGCCCACGGTCACCATTCCCATGGGCGCGCGGGAAGCCTTTGTCACGATCGTCCCGAAGCCGGACTCTCTCGCGGAGTCGCCGGAAGTCCTGACGCTCACGCTTGCTCCGGGCAGCGGCTATTCGCTCGGCGCCACGACATCGGCGGACGTGCTGATCCATGACAAGAGCGCGGCCAATGGCAATGGCCTGCGCGCGGAGTTCTGGAAGCACCCCGGCACCACGGCCAACAGCCCTTACTTCGAAGGGGCTCCGGTGCTCACACGCATCGATGCGACGGTGAATTTCAACAACAACACCGCGCCGTGGCCGGGCCCGCCGATCACGGTCGTCGCTGCCTCGAACTATTTCTCCAGCCGCTGGACCGGCGAGGTCATGCCGGAATTCTCCCAAGCTTACACCTTCTACACCACGAACAACGAGGCGGGCCGGCTGTGGGTGAACGGGCAATTGCTCATCAACAACTGGCCGCCCGCGACGGTGACCACCAACAAGCAATCGGCGATCATCTCCCTGGAAGCAGGCAAGCGATATCCGATCGTCTTCGAGCACTACAACAATACCGGCGGCCACATCTCCGTGCTCGGCTGGGCATCCCAGAGCCAAACGGAGCAGGTCATCCCGCAGGCCCGCCTCTTCGCCGATACCGCGCCGCGGATCCTCGGGCCCCTCGAGCTGATGACCTTCGTCAATGGACCCTCGGTGAACTACCAGATCACCGCCAGCGGCAAGCCGCTCTCCTACACCGCCACGAACTTGCCGCCGGGCCTGGCGCTGAATCCCGTCACCGGACTCATCTCGGGATCTCCGACGCAGGCTGGCGATTGGAAGGTCACGCTCACCGCCACGAATGCGAATGGCTCCGGCTCCGCCTATCTCCAGGTCACGGTGATCGAGACCAGCGGTGGCATCGTCCGCGAGCTATGGGCGGGCGCGGCGGGTTCTACCATCGCGCAGATCCCGGTGACGCAAGCGCCGACCTCCACTTCCGTGCTCCCCTCGCTGCAAGCGCCGGTGGATGCCGCCGATAGCTATGGTGCCCGCATCCGCGGCTTCATCACGGCTCCGGCTACCGGCGAGTATCGCTTCTTCCTCCGCGCTGATGAAGCGGCGGTGTTCTATCTTTCCGATGATGAAGAGCCGGTGAACGCGTGGAAGCGCGCCGAGCTGACCGCGCCATCCTCCGCGGCCGATTGGGCGGGTGCGGCTCAATCCCCGCTGCTGCACCTCGAAGCTGGACGCCGCTACTTCCTGGAGATCCTGCACAAGGAAAACAGCGGCGGAGATCACCTGGCCCTCGGCTGGGCGAAGCCGGGGCAGCCGGACAATGTGCCATCGGAAATCGTGCCGGGCCACGTGCTTACCCGCTTCGATGCGGTCGCGCTCGGTTCCTCTCCGGAAGGCTCGCTCTATTTCACCGCGCTGACGCCGCAGGCCGGTGCCGTGACAAATGCCTATGGCTCCGCCACCCTGCGCCTCTCCACGGACAAGAAGACGGCATGGGTGACGCCGAGCTTCGGCAATCTGGGCTCCGCCTTCTTCGCCATGCACGTGCATGACGACCGCCTGCCGCCGACTTCGAACATCGTCTTCGACCTGGATGAGCCAGGCGTGGAGATCCTGGCGGACGGTTCCCATGTCTGGCAGATCACCGGTGTGGGCTCGCTCACCGCGGAGCAGATCGCGGATGGCCTGGCACAGCACGCGTATCTGAATGTTCACAGCGTCGATTATCCGAACGGCGAAATCAAAGGCTACTTCCGCTCGCTCGATGGCTCCGCCTCTTTCACTCCGCCACCGGCCCCGCCGAGTTGGACGGCTGAAGCTGCCGCGGCGAATAGCAATGCGGCAGCTGCCTCGCGATTCCTCCAGCAGGCTACCTTCGGCGCGAATGGCGCGGAGATCGCCGCACTGCAATCGAAGCCATCCTATGATGCATGGATCGACGAGCAGTTCGCCAAGCCGGTGGGCAGGCACCTGCCTTACGTTGAGAAATACCGGAACGTCACCATTCCGAACAATCCGACCTACTCGGGCAATCTCACCTTCAATTCGTGGTGGAAGAACTCGATCGAGTCCGATGACCAGCTCCGCCAGCGCGTGGCCTTCGCCCTGAGCGAGATCATGGTGGTTTCCGAGAACGGGCCGCTGTCGGACCGGGGGAATGCGCTTTCCAGCTATTACGATACCTTGCTGGAGAACTCCTTTGGCAATGCCCGCGATCTGTTGGAAGCTGTCACGCTTCATCCCGCGATGGGCCGTTATCTGGACATGCTGCGGAATGACAAACCGAGCATCACTGCAGGCCGCATCCCGAATGAGAACTACGCCCGCGAGATCCTGCAGCTTTTCTCGCTGGGTCTCTACCGCTACCATCCGGACGGCTCGGTGATGCTGAATTCGAAGGGCCTGCCGATCCCGGTCTACGATCAGGACTCGATCATCGGCTACGCCCACGTCTTCACCGGCTGGGACTACAACTACACCGGCAGCTATGCCTCCTCCTTCGCGGCATCATCGAATTGGACGCTGCCGATGCGCGAGGTGCCTGCCCGCCATTTCACCGGCAAGAAGCGGCTGCTGAACAATGTCGTGCTGCCCGGCCTGCCGGTGCTCAATGGCCTGCCGCTCGATCCTTACGCGAGCCATAGCGGGGCGGCAATCTCCGGGGATCCGGTCTTCCAGGCGCTGGCCTCGCAGGAACTCGACTACGTCCACGACCAGCTCTTCAACCACCCGAACATCGGGCCATTCCTCTGCCGCCAGCTGATCCAGCGCCTGGTCACTTCCACCCCGAGCCGCGGCTACGTTTACCGCGTGGTGAGCAAATTCAACAACAACGGCGCGGGCGTCCGCGGCGACATGAAGGCCGTGATCAAGGCGATCCTGCTCGATTACGAGGCGCGCTCGCTGGTCGCGGGGAATGCCCCGGGATTCGGCAAGCAGCGCGAGCCGATCGTCCGCATTACCCAGCTCGCCCGCGCGTTTCGCCCGGCGAACAATTTCGGCGGAACCTACATACAGGATGGCGGCCTGATTTCGGTGAATACCAATCCGGCCGAGCATCGCATGGCGAACAGCCAGAAAGTGCTGCTCGGCTTCGATGGCGGCGGCGGTGTGGCCAGCCAGGATGGCGACTACACGTTGATCACGCCGGTCACCCCATCCGAGTTCACCGTCCGAACCCGTGATGTCCATCGCGGCACCTGGGCTCAGGTGGCCAATGTGATCACGGTCACCACGCCGGTCGATCACGGCTTCTCGGTCGGCCAATCGGTCTACCTCCGTTTCCGGAACGGCCACGCCGGCGCGCTTCAGAGCGGGGTCTTCGCGGTCACGGCCAAGCCCTCGAACACACGCTTCGAAGTGGCCGCGCCGGACGCTGTCCCGCGCACCGGGGAGTGCGATGCCGCGTGGTTCCGCGGTGGATACACGCAGACCGTCACCGGTGGCGTCGCCACCTTGACGATCACTTCGGGGACCCTCACGGGACTCGAGGACAATGCCCGGGTGATGGTGAACTTCACCCCCGGCACCGGTCAGACGCCACCGCCCAATGGCATCTACCTGGTGAAGAAGGCGCCGGGCACGGAGCCGCGCCGCTTCACGCTGACGCTGGAAACCGGCACGCCCTCGGTGGCGAACAACCTTTCCGGCACCTTCCATGCCGCGGCCTTTGCTCCGGTGCTGGACCGCAGCGGCACCGCGGTTTCCGGTTACTCGGATTGGAATGTCGGCAGCACGGACACGGACCTGGGGCAGACGCCCTTGAATTCGCCGACGGTCTTCAATTTCTTCGAGCCGGGCTACCGCCATCCGGGCGAGCTCGCCACGCAGGGCCTGGAGACGCCGGAGTTCCAGCTCAGCTCGGATACGAACGTGATCCGGCAGGCGAACTTCATCTTCGGAGGTATCTACCATACCAGTAGTACTTCCAACCTGACCTCCGGCTACACGAACGGCTTCAGCAGCTTCCGCACGGGCTCCCATGACATCATGATGGATTTCTCACCCTGGATGAGGACCCGCACCACCGGGACCGACTACTGGACGAATACCACGAACCTCCGCGATCTGATCAAGGAGCTCTCGAAGATCCTGATGGCGGGACAGATGAGCCAGGCGATGGAAGACCAGATCTACAACTTTGTCTCCCTGAACGCGAACATCACCTACAACGCCACCACGCCCTCCGAGGCCGAGCGCCGGAACCGCATCCGCGCCATCATCTATTTCATCGCCGTATCCCCCGAGCTCGCGATCCAACGCTGA